Below is a window of Cytobacillus firmus DNA.
CGGGCTTGCCAGAAGTACTTTCATCCTGTCATCCTTCACAATTGTATTTGCTCTATCTTCGTTTTAATTAAAGTTTGCATCAATTATTGCAGGAATATTTCATCCTGTCCATTAATTGTATTTCAGCAGGCTGTTCTTTTAATTATGACTGTAAAAAAGCCTGTTTCTATATCAAGAAACAGGCCATCCTTCTATTGGTTTCCGAATTCTTCTACAAGATCTTTGAATTTCTGAAGGGAGTTTTCAATCGGGTATGGGGAAGTCAGATCCACTCCGGTTTTCTTTAGCAGCACCAGCGGATAATCGGCGCTTCCGCTTTTTAAGAACTCCAGATAGTTTTGCAGCGTTTCATTGTCCCCTTCAAGAATTTTCGCTGCCAAATGAATGGCAGACGCAAATCCGGTTGCGTACTTATACACATAAAATGGACGGTAAAAATGAGGGATCCTGGCCCAGCCGAATTTCACTTCTTCATCAAAAACAATTTCATCCCCGTTATATTCGCGGAATAAACGTTCATAAATTCCGCTGAAAACCTCAGCGTTAAGCGGCGCTCCCCTTTCCGCTAATTCATGGGTTTTCATCTCAAACTCAGCAAACATTACTTGAGTGAAGAAGGTTCCTTTAAACTGATCAATAAAATGATTAAGGAGATGCCTGCGGACATCTTTATCCTTCTCCATGTTCAGCAGATAATGAATCAGGAGTACTTCGTTCACTGTGGAAGCGACTTCCGCCACAAAGATGCTGTAGCGGGCGGTGATCTGCGGCTGGTGCTGTGAGCTCAGTTTGCTGTGGACACCATGCCCGCATTCATGAGCAAGTGTAAAAAGGCTGTCCAGATCATCACGGTGATTCAGAAGGATATAAGGATGAACACCATAAATGCCCAGATTATAGGCGCCTGACCGCTTCCCTGGAGTTTCACGCACATCAATATAGCGGCCTGACTTAAACTCCTTCAGAATAGAAATATAATCATCCCCAAGAGGCTCGAGCGCTTTACACATTGTGTCATAAGCTTCTTCATAGGATATTTCAGGTTTAACTCCCTTTACTAAAGGAACACTTAGATCATATTGCCTCAGCTCGTCAACGCCTAACTTTTCCTTGCGGATCGCAGTATACTGATGCATTGCCCCGATATTCTTTTTAGTCGTCTCAATTAGATTGACATACACCTCCTTTGGCACCTGATCACCGAACAATCCTTTTTCAAGTGCTGAAGGATAATTGCGGATTTTAGCCATAGTAACATTGTTTTTTATCGCAGCAGAAAGCGTGGAAGCAATGGAGTTCTTCAGCTGCACATATGGCTGGTAATAGGCCTTATAGGCTTCTTTCCTCTTTTCCCGGTCTTCTTCTTCCATGATTTTCGCATACATGCCCCGTGTCAGTTCAACCTTCTCGCCATCCTCAGTTGTTACATCGCCAAATTTTATATCTGCATTATTCATCATTCCGAAAGTATGGCTGGGAACCGAAAGTGCTTCGCCAAGATGGGACAGGACTTCCTCCTTGTCCTTATTAAGGACATGCGGCTTATAGCGGAAGGATTCAAGCAGGTCCTCCTCAAAGTATTTCAAGCCCTTTTCTTCAGCAATATAGCCCTTCAGTGTTTCCTCATCAAGGCTTAAGAGAAAAGGCATAAAAAAAGAAGTGGAAGAACTGACATTAACGCTTAATTGCTTTGCCCTGTCTACATAGGCCTGAGAATATGTCACACGTGTGTCTTCATCGGTTTTCAGCATCGCATAAGCATACAGCTTATTAAATATGTAAGAGAGTTTTTCTTTTTTTTCAAGGTATTGATAAAGGGAGTTGCCATCGTGAATCTGTCCGTCGAAGGTTTTCAGCTTATCGGCCAGTTGTTCAATATGTTTGTAATCTTCTTCCCATGTCTCCATGCTTGGGTATATGTCTTCCAGATTCCATTTTTCATCCAGCGGAACATCATTTCTGTCTTTGTATGTTTTCATGTTATTACTCCTTTGCAGCAAACTGTTGTTTTATTAGGCTGTTTTCGTAAAATTTGTTGCTTGTACATAACTGAGTATAATTTGCTGAGTTGATTAGAGCGGAGGGCACTTGACTCCTGCGGGAGTAGCGGGACAGGTGAGACCCCGCTGACGCGTAGCGTCGAGGAGGCTCAGCGCCCGCCCCGCGGAAAGCAAGTGCCTGCAGCGGAAATCAACGGGCGTAATCCATAAGCAAACAACAATCTTCGAAAAACAGCCACTATTAATTAACTATATTCAAAAGTTATCGCAAAAACCCTTCCACATTTTTGATTTTATCACTAATGGCTATTAAAATAATGTTGAAAGGATGTGGACGGTTTGGCGATTACTCTGCCTCATATAGAAGACAAAAACAATACTGTGTATTTTCCTCCGGCGGGTCATTTTGAAACGTTTCAGGACGATGCGCATTATGAAGAGAAAGTCAGGGAATGGGGATTATCAACTACTAGAGAAGTTAAAAAGGAATTCTGGTATAAAGAAAAAACACAGCAGCGTCTTGTAACGGTTGAAGGGTATCAGACGTACGGCGAGTCTGGAGATTATTATACGATTATAATCGAGTTTCAGGATGGAAATCTGAGCTGCATACATCCGGCTTATCTTAAGGAGATGCAGTCCCCTAGCTTTGGGAAAGCCCTGGCTGCTGATTTTGGGGATATCTCCTCAGCTCCTTCTGAAAAAGAAGCACCAAAAAAAGCCGCAGAGAAGTCTGTTGATGAAACAAAAAAATCTGCTGATAACAGCAAAAGTGATAAACCGGCTGCCAAAAAAGCCAAAAAGGAAAAACAGCCTGCGTTTGAGCTTCCGGCAGATAAGGTTCACTTTACAGCTAAAGTTAAGCAGCTTGCCCTTAGCTGGAACCATTTCAATGAAGCCAATGATGAAGTCATCATACTTGAAGATCTTATCATTCAGGAGGACGAACCGATTGAAGTTGGGCTTGGCTGGTGTTCCCATTCGAAAACGTTAAAGAAATTTGAACTTCAGCCGGGTGAAAGACTCGAATTCGATGGGAAAATAGTTAAAAAGAAATTGCCTAAAGGGAAAGACTGTGACGAAGAATTCATTATCGAAGAATCTGTTTTATACAAAATTAATAATCCATCAAAAATCAAAAAAAGCTAAAGAGCATTAAGCTCTTAGCTTTTTTTGATTAAGAAAGAATCCTTTTCTCTCCCTTGATTTCCTGTATGGGACTGATGTTTTGTGTGAATTCAAGGGTTCCCATATAAAGCCCGTTATCATCCCGTACAGCAAAATAACGGATATAAACATATTTATCCCTGAATTTAATCCAGAAATCTTCAGAGTCTTTTCGTCCTTCCTTGAAATCCTTCAGCAATTCCTCCACTACATGTACACTGCGGGGCGGATGGCAATTCTGAACGGTTCGTCCAATCACGGCTTTCGTTCTGGCAAAGATTCTTTCCTTGCCATGAGAGAAATAGCGGACAACGTCATCATGATCAATAAAGGTGATATCGACAGGCAAGTGATTGAATAACAGCTCCAGCTGCTTTAAGGACAAAATGCCCGTTTCCATTTTGATGTAGCCTTCTGATATGGCATTCCCGTCAATCCCTTTCCGTTCGGGCTCCCATTCCTTTTCAGGGCCGGTCAGACAGAACCCAATCTCATCGCTTTCATGGGCGATCTTTACCCACTCATCTTCTGTAAGGTTTTTTAAAGCCATTGGGAAAAGGATATTTTCCTCCCTGTAAATCATGGCACTGACTTCATTGAAAACGAAACGGACTGCATTGATGACCTTTTGCTTGTCCCCCTCGTAATGGGTGAGGAGGTTCCTGGCTTCCTTGATGCCATCCCTGATAAAGTCATCTATGCTCCACATATTATTTGTTGGACCATAAATTCCGTACCTCTCCAGGTAAGGAAAAAGCAGATTTTCCTTTCGGCTGTAATGCTTATCAAGATCAAGGAGCAGAATGCAGTCTTCTAATAGTGCATAAACATTGTCCTCATGATCTTCCTGGATGAACGACTCGAGATGGACCTTAACATTTTCTCTCAGATGCTTATCAATTGCCTTGTTCTCCCGGGTGAAAGTATGGATGGGATGCCCGGGCTGTTCTTCCGGTTTAGGATGAGCAGCTGTTTCATTGCTATGAATAGAATGGCTGTGATGATCCGGATGCTCACGGTTATTAATTAGTTCGCTCACTGTACAATTCCTCCTATATCAATCCTTTTTCAAGGCTGTTATTAGTGCTTATAAGGAATGTACCATGTAGAAAAAGTTCTTATTGTGATGAGGATCATATAAAAATAAAAGTTTATTGTTTTTATGCCGGAATGGAATGTCAGCAATAAATTACCACCCCCTTCTTCTTCCCTTTTTTGTTACACTTTTAAAGGATTGAAAGATGGAGGTTTTCTAGCAGTGAAGAGAAAATATCAAGTTTTGATCATGATTGCTATTATTTTTTCAGGCGGATTCGCTGCCGGCATTTACTATACAAAAAACACAAGCGGGCTCCAGTCTATTAAACAGCCTGCCCCTGCTTCCCAATCGGACAAACTTCCTGTTCCAAAAAAGGTTCCGGAGTTTTCAAAGATCCCGGAAAAAGTGCTGATGAGTTATGTCCAGGATTATCGCGATCCCGCTTCGATCGATTATTCAAATCTGTCTCATGTCATTTTTTCTTTTGCTCATCCTGAGAAAGACGGAAGCATTTCTTTTAATGGTGAGACTGCGCGGAGTAATCTGCAGAGAGTGGTGTCGAATGCTCACAAGCAAGATGTGAAGGCATTCCTAGCTGTGGGGGGATGGTTTCATATCAATGGCGGGGAATCCTATGATTATTTTAAACAGGCAATAGCGGAAGACTCCTCGAGAAACAGGCTGGTAACAGAACTCTCGGGGCTGGTTAAAAAGGAAAACCTTGACGGAATTGATATTGATTTTGAGCATCCGCGTTCAAAGGAGGATGCAAGATTCCTGGCTGTTTTTATCAATCATTTGAGCGGAGTGCTCCATGCAGACGGCAAGGAGCTGTCTGTTGCGGTTCATGCCAAGGTTCATAGTGTAACAGGTACAGAGAGCGGATATATTGTGTATGAGCCCGACATGTTCAGGAAGGTTGATTATGTGAATATCATGGCATATGACGGCCAGTGGGATGGGGGATACAATGCCGCAAATCTTTCTCCCTATTCCTTTACAGAGAATATCGTCAATTATTGGGGCAATCTCTTTGATTCAGAAGGGATTTCCAAAAATAAACTGGTTCTGGGTGTTCCTCTTTATGCTCAGCCGGAGGATCCTGCCGTTAAGCCGGTATCCTTTCAGGCCGTCATAAACAACAATCCTGAAAATGCAGCAAAAGATAGAACCAGCATGAATGGCATCAGCTATTACTATAATGGGTCCGCCACCATGAAAAAGAAAACCATCCTGGCTCTAAACCACGGATTCGGCGGAATGATGATCTGGGAAGCTGGCCATGACGCAAAGGGGGCCTACAGCCTCACTGGAACGATTGCTGAAGTTCTTCAAAACACAGCAGAGCCTGTAAAGTATTATTCTGTGATTCATACAAAATGAGAGAAGAGCAGGAAAATTCCCTGCTCTTTTTCAAGAAAGTAAAAACTTCTTAATTTCCTCCCGCCGGTCCTTATAGACCTTCTCCCCAAGCATAATCAATTCTTCCACAAACTTTATTTCGTCAAAAGGCATTTCTTCTCCCAGCTCTTCATTAATGCGCAGGTAATTTTCTCCGAGAAGATGTTTGCAATGGTAGGTAACCGACTCGGAGGATAAATGAAGAGCCAGGTCCAATAGCTTGGGCGTCACTTTCATCGACGGGAGCTGGAATGGCAGCCAATGCTTTACACCCCAATATTTATCATGATCAATCGTAAAATCAATTTTTTGAAGACCGGTTCCAAGTGAAAGGATTTTTATGTTTTGCAGCTCCATCTTGAAGTGATGCATAGCCTCCGTAATACAAACGAGAGATGGGTTATTCGCCCACAGCCCTCCGTCTATGGATAAATAACTGTTGCTGATGTTGTTCGGCGGGAAATAGACAGGTGCAGAACAGGAGGAAAGCACTGCATCCCAAAGCTTCATGGATAGGCTATCGTTTCCGGGACTTCCGTAATTTGAACGGTGGACGAACGGTTTGCCATGTGTCACATCGACAGCTGGAATCAAAAGCGGTTTTTTTATATCGGACAGCTCCGTTTCGCCAAAGGCTTTCCGGAAAAAGCGCCGCATATACTTATCACTGTATACACTTTTAAAAAGGCCGACCTTAGCCTGTTTGACAAAAATTTTTTTCCCGAATGATTCGTATCCATTCAGGACCTCGCTCATACCTTTTTTCAGGATCAGTGAAGAGGCAATGATCGACCCGGTGCTTGTGCCTGCGATTATATCAAAATAGTCGCCTGCAGGCTGTTTCAGTTCCTCTTCGAGAGCTTTCAGGATGCTTACGGCAAAAACACCGCGTATTCCGCCGCCATCGATGCATAATATTTTCATTGGATCACCTGCTGTTTCCGTAATCGTTCTCCAGAAGATCGAAGCATTTTCCTATGTAAAAAAAGAGAAGGAAGATTCCTTCTCTTCTATTCCTCTTTGTTTATCATTTCTTCGAATACAGCAGAGACTTTATTAAATTCCTCATCGCTTTCAATGGGTGTAAAGTCGCCATCTTCATCCAGTTTTAAGAAGAACACATCAATATCTTCTTCTGTATCCTCCTCAAGATCTTCGACAAAGCTGACAGCAGCATATTGGCTGCCATCAAGCTCCGCAGATGCGAGGACCTCCACTTCCATTTCCTGATCATTTTCATCACTGATTGTAAAAACTTCTCCGACTTCTATCTTGTCCATTTTTTAATCTCCTCTCCTTAATAGGTTCTTACTATATTTTCCCGTTTTAGAGGGATTTCATGCCTAAAATAGAAAAAGGATCGGCTTTAGGTGCCGATCCAATCATCAAGAATTATTTAACTCCTGCTGTCTCTTTCTTTTCCACTTTTACACTCCATCCAAATGGATCCGGTTCGGTTCCTTTTTGGATGCCAGTCAGTGTATCATAGATTTTCTTGGACAAATCGCCGGTTTTCCCTTCATTGATTTCAATAATCTTGTTGTCCCAGAAGAATTTGCCAATTGGAGAAATAACAGCAGCCGTGCCTGTTCCAAATGCTTCTTCAAGCTGGCCATCGGCATGTGCCTGATAGATTTCTTCAATGGAGATTCTTCTTTCGGACACCGGAACATTCCAGTATTTCAGTAACTCCAGTACAGAATTTCGAGTGATTCCTTCCAGGATGCTGCCATTAAGTTCTGGTGTTACAACTTCTCCGTTAATTTTGAAGAAAATGTTCATGCTTCCCACTTCTTCAATATATTTATTTTCTTTTCCGTCAAGCCATAGGACCTGTGAGTATCCTGTTAAGCTTGCAAGCTCCTGAGCTTTCAGACTTGCTGCATAGTTCCCTCCGGTTTTAGCTGTGCCTGTTCCCCCTTTTACTGCCCGCACGTATTCGTTTTGAACAGCAATTTTAACAGGATTGATGCCTTCCTTATAGTAAGCGCCTACCGGCGAAAGAATAATGATAAATTTGTATCTCGTTGATGGAGCCACTCCCAGATATGGCTCAGTTGAAATGACAAACGGCCGGATGTAAAGTGAAGTTCCTTCAATATTCGGAATCCAGTCCCGGTCAACTGAAATTAATTCTTTTAAGGCATAAAGAGCAAGCTCTTCATCAATTTCAGGAATACATAACCTGGAGTTGGATTTATTCAGTCTCTCCATATTTTTTTCGGGACGGAAGAGCAACACCTCATTATCAATGGTCAGGTAGGCTTTTAACCCTTCGAAAACACTCTGGCCATAATGGAAAATCATTGCAGCGGGATCAAGAGAAAGCGGCTGGTAAGGTACAATTCTTGGGTCATGCCAGCCCCGTCCGGCAGTATAATCCATTTCAAACATATGATCCGTAAAATTCTTGCCAAACACCAGGTTATCAAATGCAGGTTTTTGTTTTTTCTCAGGTGTGTGGTTGATTTCAATTTTAAATTCTGTCATTTGTCAAAACTCCCTATCTGTAGATGATTTAAAAACCTAATGCCTGCTCTTCGTGCTGCTCTTAAAAGAGTGTAAATAAAAACGCCCAGTCATCCTCCGAGCGTGGACGAAAGGGCTTGCTTCCCGGCAACAACCAATATGGATGCTCAACAGCTGAAGTCATAGAAAAAGACTCGTATGCTGTTTTTGAAAGGGTTGCCTTTCGCTCTTTTCTACATCAAGGCAGTAGTGCAGTTATTTGTTAAAGTTTTTATAAGTTTTTCTAATATTATGATATTCTACTATTTAATTGTCAATACGAATTGACAATAAATTTAGAATTAATTTGGATTACTGAAAATTCCATATGCAAAAGAAAAAGAAATAAAGGTGAAAAATCATGTTTTTAAATTTATAATCAATATATAAATACAAAAGGGGATTTATGATAATGAACAGTAAAGAGCTTGAAGAAAAAATTATTCAAAACTATCAGGGCGAAGAGAAAATGATGATCCTCGTATTTGCCCAGTGGTGCATCAATCACGATTTAAATCCGGAGGAAATCTATTTAAAGGCATATCCGGATCAGGGGGAAAACAGTTCACTAAAGGAAGCGCTGGAGCTGACCGTTCCAAAAGAAGAAGCAGGCGATGTACCTGATCAGACTCTGCTTGGTGTTCTATCCTTGTTCGGAAATGATGATCTTGCCTTCATCGTGATGGAAGAAATAAAGAAAATGAAAAAGGACAGCTAAGCCTTAATAGGCCGCTGTCCTTTTTCATTGAAGATTCTATTTAAACCAGCCCTTCTCTTTGGATTGGGTAATGGCTTCAATCCTGTTCGTAACTTCGAGCTTGTCAAGAATAGCCGAAATATAGTTGCGTACGGTTCCTGTCTTAATGCTGAGCTGGTCGGCAATTTCTTTCGTGTTCTTGCCGTCCGCTATCAGTTCCAGCACCTCTTTTTCCCGGTCTGTCAGCGGGTTTTCTTCGCCATAGACATCATCCATTAATTCAGGTGCATAGATGCGCCTTCCTTCCAGGACGTTTCTGATAGAGCTTGCCAGCTCCTCACTTGGGCTGTCTTTTAATAGGTACCCTCTTACACCGGCCTTAAGGGCACGCTGGAAATAGCCTGACCTCGCGAAGGTTGTCAGAATAATAACTTTGCAGCCGCTGTCTTTTAATTCTTCCGCCGCTTCCAGCCCGCTTTTTTCAGGCATCTCAATATCCATGATGCATACATCCGGTTTAAGAGTTTTGACAAGGGATATGGCTTCTTTTCCATTCGAAGCTTTCCCAATGACCTCCATATCGTCTTCAAGATTTAGCAGAGATCCTAACGCACCAAGCACCATCCGCTGATCTTCAGCTATGACGATTTTTATCATGCCCTCTCCTCCTTGTTTGGTTCCTTCACGACAGTTGGTACTTTCATTATAATCGTTGTTCCATTCTCAGATACAATTTCAAGACTTCCGTTGACAAAGTCGAGCCGCTCCCCTAAGCCAAGCAGTCCGGATCCCTTGCCGACATCTGTTGAGGGATTCATGCCGACACCGTTATCCCGGACAGTAATGCTGACTTCATTCCAGGTTTGTTCTATGCGGATGCGGCATTCTGTCGCCTTACTGTGTTTTACTACGTTAGTTACAGCCTCTTTCATGCACATGCTTAGAATATTCTCAAGGAAGAGTGACACATTTTTTAATTTGATATCTTCATCCCCAATGAATTCGATAGAAGCCGCCTTTAAAATTTGCTTAACTAGGATAATTTCTTCCTTCAGCCTGATTCCCCTCATCTGGGAAACCATTTTTCTTACTTCGTTTAATGCTGTTCTGGCGGTTTGCTGAACGTCTATAAGCTCTTCCTTTGCCTGGTCCGGATCTTTGCTGATGAGCTTCCTGGCCAGATCGCTTTTTAACCCGATAAGAGACAATTTTTGTCCGAGAGTATCATGAAGATCTCGGGCAATCCGCTGTCTTTCTTCCTGTTTGACAAGGTCCGCAATCCTTTTGTTGGCATCCTCGAGCTGTTCCTCAAGCTTTTCCTGCTTTTTCTTATTGTGAATGTTAAAAGGAAGCAAAATCACACTGATCCAAATGATAATAATAAAAGGGATCTGCTCGAGAAATAATGGCTTCTGGGTGACAAAATTAATGTTAATGGAGATGGTGGTTGCGATCAGGTGGATGACATACAGCGTTAAAAAGGCAATCCTGTTTTTGATATGGCCATTGTAATAAGCAATATAAAATGCAAAATAAATAAATGAAAAGAGAATGGTCATTGTGATCGATATGCTGATTAAGATGCCAGTCCATAAATAGACAGGCCATTTCCGTGATATAAAGGCAAAACGCAGCGATATAAAAAAGAGTATAGTCAGGATAATTCCGACGGCTATGGTGATTTTAGATGTGGATCTGAAGATGAAATAAAACGGCAGAATGCTGAATACACTCCA
It encodes the following:
- a CDS encoding DUF438 domain-containing protein, whose protein sequence is MHSNETAAHPKPEEQPGHPIHTFTRENKAIDKHLRENVKVHLESFIQEDHEDNVYALLEDCILLLDLDKHYSRKENLLFPYLERYGIYGPTNNMWSIDDFIRDGIKEARNLLTHYEGDKQKVINAVRFVFNEVSAMIYREENILFPMALKNLTEDEWVKIAHESDEIGFCLTGPEKEWEPERKGIDGNAISEGYIKMETGILSLKQLELLFNHLPVDITFIDHDDVVRYFSHGKERIFARTKAVIGRTVQNCHPPRSVHVVEELLKDFKEGRKDSEDFWIKFRDKYVYIRYFAVRDDNGLYMGTLEFTQNISPIQEIKGEKRILS
- a CDS encoding sensor histidine kinase gives rise to the protein MFKKYLTALKSSGISPYIWSVFSILPFYFIFRSTSKITIAVGIILTILFFISLRFAFISRKWPVYLWTGILISISITMTILFSFIYFAFYIAYYNGHIKNRIAFLTLYVIHLIATTISININFVTQKPLFLEQIPFIIIIWISVILLPFNIHNKKKQEKLEEQLEDANKRIADLVKQEERQRIARDLHDTLGQKLSLIGLKSDLARKLISKDPDQAKEELIDVQQTARTALNEVRKMVSQMRGIRLKEEIILVKQILKAASIEFIGDEDIKLKNVSLFLENILSMCMKEAVTNVVKHSKATECRIRIEQTWNEVSITVRDNGVGMNPSTDVGKGSGLLGLGERLDFVNGSLEIVSENGTTIIMKVPTVVKEPNKEERA
- a CDS encoding response regulator transcription factor, which produces MIKIVIAEDQRMVLGALGSLLNLEDDMEVIGKASNGKEAISLVKTLKPDVCIMDIEMPEKSGLEAAEELKDSGCKVIILTTFARSGYFQRALKAGVRGYLLKDSPSEELASSIRNVLEGRRIYAPELMDDVYGEENPLTDREKEVLELIADGKNTKEIADQLSIKTGTVRNYISAILDKLEVTNRIEAITQSKEKGWFK
- a CDS encoding CBASS cGAMP-activated phospholipase, translated to MKILCIDGGGIRGVFAVSILKALEEELKQPAGDYFDIIAGTSTGSIIASSLILKKGMSEVLNGYESFGKKIFVKQAKVGLFKSVYSDKYMRRFFRKAFGETELSDIKKPLLIPAVDVTHGKPFVHRSNYGSPGNDSLSMKLWDAVLSSCSAPVYFPPNNISNSYLSIDGGLWANNPSLVCITEAMHHFKMELQNIKILSLGTGLQKIDFTIDHDKYWGVKHWLPFQLPSMKVTPKLLDLALHLSSESVTYHCKHLLGENYLRINEELGEEMPFDEIKFVEELIMLGEKVYKDRREEIKKFLLS
- a CDS encoding DUF1292 domain-containing protein; translation: MDKIEVGEVFTISDENDQEMEVEVLASAELDGSQYAAVSFVEDLEEDTEEDIDVFFLKLDEDGDFTPIESDEEFNKVSAVFEEMINKEE
- a CDS encoding branched-chain amino acid aminotransferase, which produces MTEFKIEINHTPEKKQKPAFDNLVFGKNFTDHMFEMDYTAGRGWHDPRIVPYQPLSLDPAAMIFHYGQSVFEGLKAYLTIDNEVLLFRPEKNMERLNKSNSRLCIPEIDEELALYALKELISVDRDWIPNIEGTSLYIRPFVISTEPYLGVAPSTRYKFIIILSPVGAYYKEGINPVKIAVQNEYVRAVKGGTGTAKTGGNYAASLKAQELASLTGYSQVLWLDGKENKYIEEVGSMNIFFKINGEVVTPELNGSILEGITRNSVLELLKYWNVPVSERRISIEEIYQAHADGQLEEAFGTGTAAVISPIGKFFWDNKIIEINEGKTGDLSKKIYDTLTGIQKGTEPDPFGWSVKVEKKETAGVK
- a CDS encoding glycosyl hydrolase family 18 protein, which gives rise to MKRKYQVLIMIAIIFSGGFAAGIYYTKNTSGLQSIKQPAPASQSDKLPVPKKVPEFSKIPEKVLMSYVQDYRDPASIDYSNLSHVIFSFAHPEKDGSISFNGETARSNLQRVVSNAHKQDVKAFLAVGGWFHINGGESYDYFKQAIAEDSSRNRLVTELSGLVKKENLDGIDIDFEHPRSKEDARFLAVFINHLSGVLHADGKELSVAVHAKVHSVTGTESGYIVYEPDMFRKVDYVNIMAYDGQWDGGYNAANLSPYSFTENIVNYWGNLFDSEGISKNKLVLGVPLYAQPEDPAVKPVSFQAVINNNPENAAKDRTSMNGISYYYNGSATMKKKTILALNHGFGGMMIWEAGHDAKGAYSLTGTIAEVLQNTAEPVKYYSVIHTK
- the pepF gene encoding oligoendopeptidase F; this encodes MKTYKDRNDVPLDEKWNLEDIYPSMETWEEDYKHIEQLADKLKTFDGQIHDGNSLYQYLEKKEKLSYIFNKLYAYAMLKTDEDTRVTYSQAYVDRAKQLSVNVSSSTSFFMPFLLSLDEETLKGYIAEEKGLKYFEEDLLESFRYKPHVLNKDKEEVLSHLGEALSVPSHTFGMMNNADIKFGDVTTEDGEKVELTRGMYAKIMEEEDREKRKEAYKAYYQPYVQLKNSIASTLSAAIKNNVTMAKIRNYPSALEKGLFGDQVPKEVYVNLIETTKKNIGAMHQYTAIRKEKLGVDELRQYDLSVPLVKGVKPEISYEEAYDTMCKALEPLGDDYISILKEFKSGRYIDVRETPGKRSGAYNLGIYGVHPYILLNHRDDLDSLFTLAHECGHGVHSKLSSQHQPQITARYSIFVAEVASTVNEVLLIHYLLNMEKDKDVRRHLLNHFIDQFKGTFFTQVMFAEFEMKTHELAERGAPLNAEVFSGIYERLFREYNGDEIVFDEEVKFGWARIPHFYRPFYVYKYATGFASAIHLAAKILEGDNETLQNYLEFLKSGSADYPLVLLKKTGVDLTSPYPIENSLQKFKDLVEEFGNQ